Sequence from the Symbiopectobacterium purcellii genome:
ATTGCTGTGGGTCGCCCGGCAAATCTGGTGATTCTGGATGCAGAAAACGACTACGATGCCGTGCGCAAGCAGGCCAAAGCGCGCGTTTCCATTCGTCATGGCAAGATCATCATGCAGCGCGTGCCGGAACAACTGATCTACCCGGCATAACCCTCCCCTCCCGCCAACGCGGCACTCAGGACGCCGCATTGGCGGGCATTTGTCGTTCCATCGAATCGATCATCGACTGCTTCGCGGTATCCAAATGGCGGCGCAGTTCACGCATTGCGAGCAGATCGTTACGACACAGCATCGCGCTCAGCAATGCCAGATGCTCCTCCACCGCCAGCGCATTGCGTTGCTTGAGCGAGCGCTCGTCCCACTGGTAGTGAAAGTGGAACACCACCGAGATTATCTCGCTCATCTGATCAAAAAACGGATTATCCGCGGCAGAAATAATCAGTTGGTGCAGTTGCTGATCCAACGGCGAAAACAGGCGATAGTATTCCTGAATGCGATTACGCAGTTCACGGTGGCTCTCCAGCAGTTCTTTCACCGTGATCCAACGCGGATCGCTGTCAGGCAAGTTCATAAAGGCGTTGAGCGCGTGCGTTTCCAACATCTCCCGCAGTTCGAACAGTTTTTCGGCATAGGCCTGATCGAACTGCTTCATACGCCAATAGCCCCGGCGCAGACTCTCTATCAGATCGT
This genomic interval carries:
- a CDS encoding GntR family transcriptional regulator — encoded protein: MSRTPTLRQHVINQFLDAINQASLVSPLPSQAVLAEMFNISRTTVMHTLDYLTERGIVVREGGKYHIARVPQNNDGFDVIAETLEEQTALFEKRFYHMINQRQIVPGDAFTELQLARWCHVRPVVVREFLLRFSRYDLIESLRRGYWRMKQFDQAYAEKLFELREMLETHALNAFMNLPDSDPRWITVKELLESHRELRNRIQEYYRLFSPLDQQLHQLIISAADNPFFDQMSEIISVVFHFHYQWDERSLKQRNALAVEEHLALLSAMLCRNDLLAMRELRRHLDTAKQSMIDSMERQMPANAAS